TATGACGTCGCCTGCATGGTCGGCGATGCGCTGCGCGAGATGCAGCGGCGCGACGGCCCTCACCTCATGCAGAACAACATCGACTTCAGCGCGTCGCTGATCCTCGGGGGACAGATCAAGGGCGAACCGCCCCGCCTGTTCAACATCTACTCGCAGGGCAACTTCATCGAGGCGACCCCGGACAACCTCTACTTCCAGGTCGGCGAGAGCAAGTACGGCAAGCCGGTGATCGACCGTGTGGTCACCTCGGCCACCCCGGTTGCCGAAGCGGCCAAGTGCGTGCTGATCTCGTTCGATTCGACCATCAAGTCCAACATCTCCGTCGGTCTGCCCATCGAAGTGCTGTGGTATCCCAAGGATTCGCTGCGCGTCGGGATCTACAAGCGGATCGTCGATGGCGACCCTTACTTCACGATGTTGCGGCAGGGCTGGGGCGGTGGTCTGCGGCGCGTGTTCGGCGAACTGCCGAACCCGGACTGGCTCGCGTGAGGCCGCGTTGAACGTTGCGGCGGGCACGGCGTTTGCCAAGAACTTCTCCCCGGTCTCCCCGGTCTCCTCGGACGCCGCCCGGAGCCGGGACCGCAGGTGGTCCGCCGGGCAGCGCCGTTTCTGCCTCCGATTCACGCTTCACGCTTCCCCCAGGCCCCGATGACCATCCGCGTCGCGCTGTACCACGAAACGCAGTACCGCTACGACCGCCTCATCTCGGTCGGTCCCCAGGAAGTGAGGTTGAAGCCGGCGGCGCACTGCCGCACGCCCATCGACGCGTATTCCCTGCGCGTCTCGCCGCAGAAGCATTTCATCAACTGGCAGCAGGATCCTTACGGAAACTTCCTCGCGCGGCTCGTGTTCCCGGAGAAGACGCGGGAGCTCAAGATCGTCGTGGACCTGGTCGCCGACATGACGGTGATCAACCCGTTCGACTTCTTTCTGGAGAAGTTCGTCGAGCGCTTTCCCTTCGAGTATCCGCCGAACCTGTTGCGCGAACTCGCACCTTTCCTCGAACGGGATGAACCCACGCCCCGCTTCGCGCAGTGGCTCGCGGCGTTCCGGAAGGAGCGCCTCCAGGGCGAGGTCGTGACGGTGGACATGCTGGTGGACATCAACCAGCGCGTGCAGCAGGCGGTGAGCTACATCGTGCGCATGGAACCGGGCGTGCAGATGCCCGAGGAGACGCTGGCCAAGGGCAGCGGTTCGTGCCGCGATTCCGGCTGGCTGCTGGTCCAGCTTCTCCGCCATCTCGGGCTGGCGGCCCGCTTCGTTTCGGGCTATCTCATCCAGCTCGCGCCGGACGTGAAGGCACTCGACGGTCCGAGCGGTCCGGCCGAGGATTTCACCGATCTGCATGCGTGGGCGGAGGTCTATCTGCCCGGGGCGGGCTGGGTCGGGCTGGATCCCACTTCGGGGTTGCTTGCCGGCGAGGGCCACATACCGCTCGCTGCGACGGCCCTGCCTTCCAGTGCCGCGCCCGTGACGGGCCTCATCGATCCGTGCGAGACCGCTTTCGAAGTGAAGATGCACGTGACGCGGGTGCACGAGGACCCGCGGGTGACGAAGCCTCTCACCCAGACGCAGTGGGAGGCCGTCGACGCCCTCGGCCGGAAGGTCGACTCGCAATTGGTGGCGTGGGACGTGCGCCTCACCATGGGCGGCGAACCGACGTTCGTGTCGGTCGACGACATGGACGGTGCCGAGTGGAACTTCAACGCGCTGGGCGACCGCAAGAGGGAACTGGCTGGCGAACTGTTGCTGCGCCTGCGCGATCGTTTCGCAAAGGATTCGGTGCTTTACCATGGCCAGGGCAAGTGGTACCCGGGCGAACCGCTGCCGCGCTGGGCGCTCGGGTTTCTGTGGAGAGACGACGGACTGCCGTTGTGGAAGAAGCCTGAACTTCTCGCAGGAGACGAGCCCGGCCGCGCGGGTCCCGCCGAGAGTTCGCAGTTCGCACGGACGCTTGCGGCATTGCTGGGCCTGCCGGCGTCCTGCCTGATTCCCGCCTACGAGGACGTCTGGTCGGCCGTAAAGGACGAAGCCCGCCTGCCGGCCAACGTCGACCCGCTGCAGAGAGACCTCGCCGATCCGGCCGCACGCACCCGTCTCGCCGCGCTGCTGGACGGAAAGCTGGGCGAAGTGCGGGGTTACGTGCTTCCCTTGCGGCCCGCTCCGGCGCAGGCCACGGCGGATTCGAAGTCGAAGGTGACGGAGGGACATCCAGGCTGGCAATCGTCTGCCTGGCCGTTGCGCCGGGAGAACCTGTATCTCGTGCCCGGCGATTCACCCATGGGATACCGCCTGCCGCTCGGTTCGCTCCCGTGGCAGGCCCCCGAGGACGAGGAGCCGATCGTTCATCCCGATCCCTTCGCCGAGCGCCTGCCGCTTCCCGCAGGCGTGGCGTTTCCGGTCGAAGCCGGCAAGACGCCGTCCGCGGGCACCCGGGACGTCATCAAGACGGCCCTCTGCATAGAGACCAGGAATGGCTGCCTGCATGTCTTCCTGCCGCCGGTGCCTGCGGTCGAGGATTTCGTGGCCTTGCTGGCCACGATCGAGGAGACCGCCGCGCGCACGGGCATCCCGCTGCGGATCGAGGGCTACCTGCCGCCTGCGGATCCCCGTGTGAAGCGTCTGTTCGTCACCCCGGATCCGGGCGTCATCGAAGTGAACGTGCATCCGGCGGACTCCTGGACCGAACTGGTGGAGAACACGCGGATCCTCTACGAGGAGGCGCGACTCACCCGGCTGGGCACCGAGAAGTTCATGCTGGACGGGCGTCACACCGGAACGGGTGGAGGCAATCACGTCACCATCGGCGGCGCGGCACCGGTCGACAGTCCGCTGCTGCGGCGCCCCGACCTGCTGCGCAGCCTGATCACGTACTGGCAGAACCATCCGGCGCTTTCCTACCTGTTCTCGGGCATGTTCATCGGGCCCACGAGCCAGGCGCCGCGGGTGGATGAGGCGCGCGACGACAGCCTGTACGAACTGGGGATCGCCTTCGACGAGATGTCGCGGCTGTCGTGTGCCGGGCAGGAAGTGCCGGAGCCCTGGCTGGTGGACAGGCTGCTGCGCCACATCCTGGTGGACGTCACCGGCAACACCCACCGTGCCGAGTTCTCCATCGACAAGCTGTACTCGCCGGACGGGCCCACCGGACGCCTCGGGCTGCTGGAATTCCGGGCCTTCGAGATGCCGCCGCACTGGCAGATGAGTGCGCTGCAACTCCTGCTGCTGCGCGCCCTGGTGGCGCGGTTCTGGAAGACACCCTACGAGGGGCGCCTGATCGACTGGGGTACGAGCCTGCACGACCGTTTCATGCTGCCGCACTTCGTGGCCGGCGACATGCAGGAGGTCATCGAGGATCTCGCGCAGTCGGGCTACGGGTTCGAGGCGGAGTGGTTCGCGCCGTTCTTCGAGTTCCGCTTCCCGCGCTACGGCACGGTCAACTATCAGGGCATCGAACTGGAGGTGCGCCAAGCCCTGGAGCCGTGGCACGTGCTGGGGGAGGAAGCCCAGGCGGGCGGCACGACGCGCTACGTGGATTCATCGGTGGAGCGGGTGCAGGTCAAGGTCCGCCACATGCACGGCAACCGCTATTCGGTGCTCTGCAACGGCAGGACCGTCCCGCTAACCTCCACGGGAACCCGCGGCGAGTTCGTCGCGGGCGTGCGATACAAGGCCTGGCAGCCGCCTGCCGCCCTGCATCCCACCATCGGCGTTCACACGCCCCTCGTGTTCGATCTCTACGACACGTTCAGCGGGCGCGCCGTCGGAGGCTGCACTTACCACGTCATGCATCCCGGCGGCCGCAACTACCAGCGCTTTCCCGTGAATGCCAACGAGGCCGAGGCAAGGCGCGTGGCCCGTTTTCTCGCGATGGGCCACACCCCGGGCGCCATGGCCTACCGGCCGGAACAGCCGAGCCAAAGCTTTCCGCTCACCCTCGATCTGCGGCGCGAACCCGATTACGGTGTCGCCATGGTGGTGGCAGGGCGCCAGATGGCCCAGGAGCAGCAACAGCAGCAATCGTGAAGCGGGACGGCCGATGGACCGGAGGGCGTGGCCGCCGGATCCATCGCACGCAAAGCCGTCATCGGGCATGGGGAACGACCGATCGATGTGCGCGGTCGACGTACATCGATCAGGTCTTCCCCGGCGCCGACCGTTGCTCCCGCCCGAAGATGGCGAGGCCTACTGCGGAGGCGTCGCCGTCGCCTCGATCTCCACGCGGCGGTCCGGCGCGAGGCATTCGCGCATCGCAGGCTTGGCCAGGTGGGCGCAGGCCGAGGCCGCGGTCACCGGTTCGGCGCTGCCCTTGCCCGTCGCACTGATCCGTGCGGGATCCAGGCCCCTGGCCACCAGATAGCCCCGGACCGCCTCCGCCCGCCGCTGGGACAGGCGCCGGTTCAGCTTGCCGGAACCCATCCGGTCGGTGTGACCGGTGATGGTCACCTTGCCGTAGTCCGCCGCGGACTTGAGCACCGAGACGACTTCGTCGAGTTCCGGAATCAGCTTGCCTCTCAGCCTGGCGCTGTTGCTGTCGAACAGACCGGTCTTGTCGATCTGCAGCGATTTGCGCAGCAGCTTCGCCGGTGATGCTGCCGGCTTGCCGGCATCGGCCGGGGCCGCCGCCGGCGTCTTCGCGTCGTCGGCCGTGTAACGGGTCACGGGAAACTCCGGCAGACGGTTGTCGATGACCGGCGCCGC
The Betaproteobacteria bacterium DNA segment above includes these coding regions:
- a CDS encoding proteasome-type protease: MTYCVSLLLDSGMLFASDSRTNAGVDHIATFSKMKVYEKKDDRVMVLLTSGNLAITQGVVNILDRHAHAEPGKDTIWNARSLYDVACMVGDALREMQRRDGPHLMQNNIDFSASLILGGQIKGEPPRLFNIYSQGNFIEATPDNLYFQVGESKYGKPVIDRVVTSATPVAEAAKCVLISFDSTIKSNISVGLPIEVLWYPKDSLRVGIYKRIVDGDPYFTMLRQGWGGGLRRVFGELPNPDWLA
- a CDS encoding transglutaminase family protein; translated protein: MTIRVALYHETQYRYDRLISVGPQEVRLKPAAHCRTPIDAYSLRVSPQKHFINWQQDPYGNFLARLVFPEKTRELKIVVDLVADMTVINPFDFFLEKFVERFPFEYPPNLLRELAPFLERDEPTPRFAQWLAAFRKERLQGEVVTVDMLVDINQRVQQAVSYIVRMEPGVQMPEETLAKGSGSCRDSGWLLVQLLRHLGLAARFVSGYLIQLAPDVKALDGPSGPAEDFTDLHAWAEVYLPGAGWVGLDPTSGLLAGEGHIPLAATALPSSAAPVTGLIDPCETAFEVKMHVTRVHEDPRVTKPLTQTQWEAVDALGRKVDSQLVAWDVRLTMGGEPTFVSVDDMDGAEWNFNALGDRKRELAGELLLRLRDRFAKDSVLYHGQGKWYPGEPLPRWALGFLWRDDGLPLWKKPELLAGDEPGRAGPAESSQFARTLAALLGLPASCLIPAYEDVWSAVKDEARLPANVDPLQRDLADPAARTRLAALLDGKLGEVRGYVLPLRPAPAQATADSKSKVTEGHPGWQSSAWPLRRENLYLVPGDSPMGYRLPLGSLPWQAPEDEEPIVHPDPFAERLPLPAGVAFPVEAGKTPSAGTRDVIKTALCIETRNGCLHVFLPPVPAVEDFVALLATIEETAARTGIPLRIEGYLPPADPRVKRLFVTPDPGVIEVNVHPADSWTELVENTRILYEEARLTRLGTEKFMLDGRHTGTGGGNHVTIGGAAPVDSPLLRRPDLLRSLITYWQNHPALSYLFSGMFIGPTSQAPRVDEARDDSLYELGIAFDEMSRLSCAGQEVPEPWLVDRLLRHILVDVTGNTHRAEFSIDKLYSPDGPTGRLGLLEFRAFEMPPHWQMSALQLLLLRALVARFWKTPYEGRLIDWGTSLHDRFMLPHFVAGDMQEVIEDLAQSGYGFEAEWFAPFFEFRFPRYGTVNYQGIELEVRQALEPWHVLGEEAQAGGTTRYVDSSVERVQVKVRHMHGNRYSVLCNGRTVPLTSTGTRGEFVAGVRYKAWQPPAALHPTIGVHTPLVFDLYDTFSGRAVGGCTYHVMHPGGRNYQRFPVNANEAEARRVARFLAMGHTPGAMAYRPEQPSQSFPLTLDLRREPDYGVAMVVAGRQMAQEQQQQQS